One Azospirillum lipoferum 4B DNA segment encodes these proteins:
- a CDS encoding GH1 family beta-glucosidase, with the protein MDSFSQPVSQAADAKPLSFPPDFRWGASTASYQIEGAVNADGRGPCVWDTFTAEGRIMDGSSAAVACDHYHRYPEDIALMKAAGFDSYRFSIAWPRILPTGTGAVETRGLDFYDRLVDSLLEAGITPMACLYHWDLPQPLEDAGGWQGREIVGPFADYARIVTARLADRVKTWMMLNEPNVVAIFGYGVGEHAPGHKLGEQGILRALHHQNLAQGAALRAIAAEHSGLTLGTVLNLQPAVPDSDRQEDVAATARWDAVWNRVTLDGLMRGQIPALLADRMADFVLPGDEEAIRYPIDLLGINYYSRMTMKHEEGRPFDVGWGEAQCRRWTGMAWPVQPEGLYDLLTEFRTDYGNPAVFIAENGCAYDDVVTPDGQIHDAERVLYYREHLESVAQALADGCNVKGYLCWSLLDNFEWAFGLSKRFGIVRVDYDTMERTPKDSYRFLAEVVRTGRL; encoded by the coding sequence ATGGACAGCTTCAGCCAGCCCGTGTCCCAGGCCGCCGATGCCAAGCCGCTGAGTTTTCCGCCGGATTTCCGTTGGGGTGCGTCCACCGCATCCTACCAGATCGAAGGGGCGGTCAATGCCGACGGCCGCGGCCCCTGCGTGTGGGATACCTTCACCGCCGAGGGACGCATCATGGACGGCAGCAGTGCCGCCGTCGCCTGCGACCATTACCACCGCTACCCGGAAGACATCGCGCTGATGAAGGCGGCGGGCTTCGACAGCTATCGCTTCTCCATCGCTTGGCCGCGCATCCTGCCGACGGGGACGGGGGCGGTCGAGACGCGCGGCCTCGATTTCTACGACCGGCTGGTGGATAGCCTGCTGGAGGCGGGGATCACGCCGATGGCCTGCCTCTACCACTGGGACCTGCCGCAGCCGCTGGAGGATGCCGGCGGCTGGCAGGGGCGGGAGATCGTCGGCCCCTTCGCCGATTATGCCCGCATCGTCACCGCCCGGCTGGCCGACCGGGTCAAGACCTGGATGATGCTGAACGAGCCGAACGTGGTCGCCATCTTCGGATATGGCGTGGGGGAACACGCCCCCGGCCACAAGCTGGGCGAACAGGGCATCCTGCGGGCGCTGCACCACCAGAATCTGGCGCAGGGTGCTGCCTTGCGCGCCATCGCGGCGGAGCATTCCGGCCTGACGCTGGGCACAGTGCTGAACCTGCAGCCCGCCGTTCCCGACAGCGACCGGCAGGAGGACGTGGCCGCGACCGCCCGCTGGGACGCGGTGTGGAACCGGGTGACGCTGGACGGGCTGATGCGGGGGCAGATCCCGGCGCTGCTGGCCGACAGGATGGCGGATTTCGTGCTGCCCGGCGACGAGGAGGCGATCCGCTACCCCATCGACCTGCTGGGGATCAACTACTACTCCCGCATGACGATGAAGCATGAGGAGGGGCGGCCCTTCGATGTCGGCTGGGGCGAGGCGCAGTGCAGGCGCTGGACCGGCATGGCCTGGCCGGTGCAGCCGGAAGGGCTGTACGACCTGCTGACCGAATTCCGCACCGATTACGGCAATCCCGCCGTCTTCATCGCGGAGAACGGCTGCGCCTATGACGACGTGGTGACGCCGGACGGCCAAATCCATGACGCGGAGCGCGTGCTGTATTACCGCGAGCATCTGGAATCGGTGGCGCAGGCGCTGGCCGACGGCTGCAACGTCAAGGGCTATCTGTGCTGGAGCCTGCTGGACAACTTCGAATGGGCCTTCGGCCTGTCGAAGCGGTTCGGCATCGTGCGCGTCGATTACGACACGATGGAACGCACGCCGAAGGACAGCTACCGCTTCCTTGCCGAGGTTGTAAGAACGGGGAGGCTTTAA
- a CDS encoding ABC transporter ATP-binding protein/permease: protein MTDDTDGKTGGAKSEGAKSDGANSGDERPADDAPGFTRRFLRLAGGYWFGRTRVTVWALTVALVVLTIGQVSIPVLINLWSERLFDALEQRSMDRFLTMIGLVGLIIVYNIVIVVLHLRVKRRLQMGWRDWLTRKLLEDWLRRGRHHQIAYMPGEHDNPDGRIAEDIRITAEMAIDLGHSLTYCVLLLISFTNILWMLSGTLTVTLFGTELSVPGHLLFVALLYAAMGTSIAMLIGQPLVNAVNRRQGYEADFRFALARIRENGQTIALLHGESAERGHLATLFGGVVRGWNGQTRALSHMMVFSASYSVLSAAFPILVAAPRYIAGTISLGVLMQTAQAFQQTVGALSWPIDNLPRVAEWRASVERVLNLHDALVRLDREVCDVPDGHIQVVRSEEHHTLTFSGVAIDEPNGTAVVHAFDLEVRPGDRVLIGGDATATIRLFRAVAGVWPWGSGRITLPAHTRVFFMPERPYLPHDSLRAVLAYPGPASSVADDRAAEALASVGLPDLVDRLDATDRWDEVLSVPERQRLGFARLLIRRPDWIFLEDATDSLDPPAEEELLTLMERELPNATLLTIGHHVGLDAHHSRKLILERTNGAVTLREEVREPQPVTESAA from the coding sequence ATGACGGACGACACTGACGGCAAGACGGGCGGCGCCAAATCCGAGGGTGCCAAATCCGACGGCGCCAATTCCGGTGACGAGAGGCCCGCGGACGACGCACCCGGCTTCACCCGCCGCTTCCTGCGGCTGGCTGGCGGCTATTGGTTCGGCCGGACCCGGGTGACCGTCTGGGCGCTGACCGTGGCGCTGGTGGTGCTGACCATCGGACAGGTGTCGATCCCGGTCCTGATCAATCTGTGGAGCGAGCGGCTGTTCGACGCGCTCGAACAGCGCTCCATGGACCGTTTCCTGACCATGATCGGTCTGGTCGGGCTGATCATCGTCTACAACATCGTCATCGTCGTGCTGCATCTGCGGGTGAAGCGCCGGCTGCAGATGGGCTGGCGCGACTGGCTGACCCGCAAGCTGCTGGAGGACTGGCTGCGCCGCGGCCGCCACCACCAGATCGCCTATATGCCGGGCGAGCACGACAACCCCGACGGCCGCATCGCCGAGGACATCCGCATCACCGCGGAGATGGCGATCGACCTGGGCCATTCGCTGACCTATTGCGTGCTGCTTCTGATCAGCTTCACCAACATCCTGTGGATGCTGTCGGGCACGCTGACGGTCACGCTGTTCGGGACCGAGCTGTCGGTGCCGGGCCATCTGCTGTTCGTGGCGCTGCTCTATGCCGCCATGGGCACCTCCATCGCCATGCTGATCGGACAGCCGCTGGTCAATGCCGTCAACCGGCGCCAGGGTTACGAGGCGGATTTCCGCTTCGCGCTTGCCCGCATCCGCGAGAACGGCCAGACCATCGCGCTGCTGCACGGGGAATCGGCGGAGCGCGGGCATCTCGCCACGCTGTTCGGCGGGGTGGTGCGCGGCTGGAACGGGCAGACCCGTGCGCTCAGCCACATGATGGTGTTCAGTGCCAGCTATTCGGTGCTGTCGGCCGCCTTCCCGATCCTGGTCGCCGCCCCGCGCTACATCGCCGGGACCATCTCGCTGGGCGTGCTGATGCAGACGGCGCAGGCCTTCCAGCAGACGGTGGGCGCGCTGTCCTGGCCAATCGACAACCTGCCGCGCGTCGCCGAATGGCGCGCGTCGGTGGAGCGCGTGCTGAACCTGCACGACGCGCTGGTCCGGCTGGACCGCGAGGTCTGCGACGTGCCGGACGGCCATATCCAGGTCGTGCGCTCCGAAGAACACCACACGCTGACCTTCAGCGGCGTCGCCATCGACGAGCCGAACGGCACGGCGGTGGTCCACGCCTTCGACCTGGAGGTCCGTCCGGGCGACCGGGTGCTGATCGGCGGCGATGCGACGGCGACCATCCGCCTGTTCCGCGCCGTGGCCGGCGTCTGGCCGTGGGGCAGCGGGCGCATCACCCTGCCGGCCCACACCCGCGTCTTCTTCATGCCGGAACGCCCCTATCTGCCGCATGACAGCCTGCGCGCGGTGCTGGCCTATCCCGGCCCGGCCTCTTCGGTGGCGGACGACCGGGCGGCCGAAGCGCTGGCCAGCGTCGGGCTGCCCGATCTGGTCGACCGGCTGGACGCCACCGACCGCTGGGACGAGGTGCTGTCCGTGCCCGAGCGCCAGCGGCTGGGCTTCGCCCGGCTGCTGATCCGCCGCCCCGACTGGATCTTCCTGGAGGACGCCACCGACAGCCTCGACCCCCCGGCGGAGGAAGAGTTGCTGACCCTGATGGAGCGGGAGTTGCCGAACGCCACCCTGCTGACCATCGGCCATCATGTGGGGCTCGACGCCCATCACAGCCGCAAGCTGATCCTGGAACGCACCAACGGTGCCGTCACCCTGCGCGAGGAAGTGCGCGAACCCCAGCCGGTGACGGAGAGCGCGGCGTGA